In Erigeron canadensis isolate Cc75 chromosome 1, C_canadensis_v1, whole genome shotgun sequence, a single window of DNA contains:
- the LOC122585611 gene encoding NAC domain-containing protein 43-like, with translation MSEDEMSLSVNVNGQSKVPPGFRFHPTEEELLHYYLRKKVAYEKIDLDVIRDVDLNKLEPWDIQEKCKIGSTPQNDWYFFSHKDKKYPTGTRTNRATAAGFWKATGRDKVIYSSFTRIGMRKTLVFYKGRAPHGQKSDWIMHEYRLDDNTITSQDPPCGPNMCDSTQEDGWVVCRVFKKKNYHKALESPQRPISSASMDSRTQLQSLNKDGVLDQLLVYMGNNNRMSCKQEIESLTVNHNAMQQFVNPIISDRFYHLPRLDSPTTMTTLSTHHHSSTSTNFDQRLTFRPHMNEFLAETDQQRHAEHDTHERLDNWADLERLVATQLNGQVDLSKQLYSCYGEPSDQDFCFPLDHDDQQEPSQLCDSTTTVRPPSQVAYTSEIDLWSFARSSSTSSSPDPLCHLSV, from the exons ATGTCCGAAGACGAAATGAGTTTATCTGTGAATGTTAACGGTCAATCTAAAGTACCTCCAGGGTTTCGGTTTCATCCTACCGAAGAAGAGCTTCTTCACTATTACTTGAGGAAGAAAGTTGCTTATGAAAAAATCGATCTTGATGTTATTCGTGATGTTGATCTTAATAAGCTTGAACCTTGGGATATACAAG AGAAGTGCAAAATTGGATCCACTCCACAAAATGATTGGTATTTTTTTAGTCATAAAGATAAGAAGTATCCAACGGGGACAAGGACCAATCGCGCAACAGCAGCGGGTTTCTGGAAAGCCACGGGTCGAGATAAGGTCATATATAGTAGCTTTACGAGAATTGGTATGAGGAAGACACTTGTGTTCTACAAAGGGAGAGCACCTCACGGTCAAAAATCTGATTGGATAATGCATGAATATAGGCTTGATGATAATACGATTACCAGTCAAGATCCGCCTTGT GGTCCTAACATGTGTGATTCAACTCAAGAAGATGGGTGGGTGGTATGCCGTGTTTTTAAGAAGAAAAACTACCACAAAGCGCTTGAGAGTCCACAAAGACCAATATCATCGGCGTCTATGGATTCAAGAACACAATTACAGTCGTTAAATAAAGATGGTGTTCTTGATCAGTTACTAGTGTACATGGGTAACAATAATAGGATGTCTTGCAAGCAGGAAATCGAATCTTTAACCGTGAACCACAATGCTATGCAGCAATTCGTTAACCCCATTATTAGCGACAGATTCTACCACCTTCCAAGGCTCGATAGTCCGACGACCATGACAACCTTGTCCACTCATCATCATAGCTCAACTTCAACTAACTTTGATCAAAGGTTGACTTTTAGGCCACATATGAACGAGTTTCTGGCAGAAACCGATCAACAAAGGCACGCCGAGCATGACACACACGAGCGTCTTGATAACTGGGCTGATCTTGAACGCCTTGTGGCTACTCAACTAAATGGACAGGTAGATTTATCAAAGCAATTATACTCTTGCTATGGGGAGCCTAGTGATCAAGACTTTtgttttccacttgaccacGATGATCAACAAGAACCATCCCAACTATGTGATTCTACTACGACCGTTAGACCACCGAGCCAAGTGGCATACACGAGTGAGATAGATTTGTGGAGCTTCGCTCGATCATCTTCAACTTCGTCATCTCCAGATCCGTTATGTCACTTGTCAGTATAA
- the LOC122585296 gene encoding growth-regulating factor 8-like, whose translation MSSDNNHKTVDDGSGNEISGKPPSSQAECDVGLALNMQHTHPSKKINLMPHPSPYHNHPKYHQTSIEFGGGGRQVFEPSSNHIAFATSPNYTTGGVIFTASQLQELENQTMIYKHIMSSIPVPPQLLFPFSSQSNRSDSEPWRCRRTDGKKWRCSRDVMPDQKYCERHAHKNRPRSRKHVETHQSQTQITHNSSKHLSSSTKDNYNTTLPHSPTMSPSCQQSSLLMKNGTIPLSSSNQKIQKPSVVGSKGDHFFQDLGGRSSHDHDLVGDNCFLSLMQPGGNDNNSSDDQDDLFQLGIGMLNADDSNTTHNQWAHQGSWLGGPLGEALCLGVASSLNQPPNVTSSHDVSHHGLHD comes from the exons ATGAGTTCTGATAATAATCACAAAACAGTAGACGATGGTAGCGGAAATGAAATCTCCGGAAAACCACCTTCGTCGCAGGCTGAGTGTGACGTCGGTCTAGCTTTAAACATGCAACATACTCACccaagtaaaaaaataaatctcaTGCCTCATCCTTCTCCATATCATAATCATCCCAAATATCATCAAACTTCTATTGAATTCGGTGGTGGTGGCAGGCAGGTTTTTGAACCATCTAGCAATCATATTGCATTTGCAACTTCACCAAACTACACCACAG gtGGTGTAATATTTACAGCATCTCAATTGCAAGAGCTTGAGAACCAGACAATGATTTACAAGCACATTATGTCTTCCATCCCTGTTCCACCTCAACTGCTGTTTCCTTTCTCCTCCCAATCAAACA GGTCCGACTCAGAGCCATGGAGGTGTAGAAGAACAGATGGGAAGAAATGGAGGTGTTCAAGGGATGTAATGCCCGATCAAAAGTATTGTGAGCGACATGCTCACAAGAATCGACCTCGTTCAAGAAAGCATGTGGAAACTCATCAATCTCAAACGCAAATTACACACAATTCATCAAAACATCTCAGTAGTAGTACTAAAGACAATTACAACACTACCCTTCCTCATTCTCCAACTATGTCACCTTCCTGTCAACAATCCAG TTTGTTGATGAAGAATGGCACTATCCCTTTGTCTTCATCAAACCAAAAGATTCAGAAGCCAAGTGTAGTAGGATCAAAAGGAGACCACTTTTTTCAAGATCTTGGTGGAAGAAGTAGTCATGACCATGATTTGGTTGGTGATAATTGCTTTCTTAGCTTGATGCAACCTGGTGGAAACGATAATAATAGTAGTGATGATCAAGATGATTTGTTTCAATTGGGAATTGGGATGTTGAATGCAGACGATTCCAACACTACACATAACCAATGGGCGCACCAGGGTTCGTGGTTGGGTGGACCTTTGGGTGAGGCTTTGTGCCTAGGGGTTGCGAGTTCATTGAACCAACCTCCTAATGTGACCTCTTCTCATGATGTTAGTCATCATGGGCTTCATGATTAG
- the LOC122585524 gene encoding uncharacterized protein At3g28850-like, which produces MGCASSHLLNHDEDFTKIGSSALGHHIVSLTSTTYGLLTLDPLSSKTNVSSSVISIFPKSESEPISEPPPEVINSWELMAGLDPTPESFRLYPNKNLIFQQNSHLDHKNLKTQEKSNLDHKNPIFQENSNLDHKNLIYPEKSNLDEKNPIFLKPISPKTFSLDEFENLCPPKGENKVVLYTTTLRGVRKTFEACNAVRAVLEGYGVFVCERDISMDQGFKEELRELLKGKDRVELVPPRVFVKGRYLGGAEEVLKKMEEGSLGKLLEGLPKSKGGYVCEGCGGVRFLPCFRCNGSCKMVVDWKQEGGREGQKRAVVRCGDCNENGLVHCPICS; this is translated from the coding sequence ATGGGTTGTGCATCATCACATCTGCTAAACCATGATGAAGATTTTACCAAAATCGGTAGCTCGGCCTTGGGCCACCATATCGTCTCTCTCACTTCCACCACTTACGGTCTCTTGACCCTCGACCCATTGTCCTCCAAAACCAATGTCTCTTCTTCCGTCATCTCAATCTTTCCTAAATCGGAATCCGAGCCCATATCAGAACCACCACCTGAAGTCATTAATTCGTGGGAACTCATGGCGGGTCTTGATCCCACACCAGAAAGCTTCCGCCTTTACCCAAATAAGAATCTGATATTTCAACAAAATTCACATCTTGATCATAAgaatctgaaaactcaagaaaaATCAAATCTTGATcataaaaatccaatttttcaagaaaattcaAATCTTGATCATAAGAATCTAATCTATCCAGAAAAGTCAAATCTTGATGAAAAgaatccaatttttttaaaacccaTATCACCCAAGACATTTTCACTTGATGAATTTGAAAATCTTTGCCCACCAAAAGGGGAAAACAAGGTAGTATTGTATACGACAACGTTAAGAGGGGTACGCAAGACGTTTGAGGCTTGTAATGCCGTGAGGGCGGTATTGGAAGGATACGGGGTGTTTGTTTGTGAAAGAGATATATCAATGGATCAAGGTTTCAAGGAAGAATTGAGAGAACTTTTAAAAGGGAAAGATCGAGTCGAATTGGTGCCACCACGAGTGTTTGTCAAGGGTAGATACCTTGGTGGAGCTGAGGAGGTGCTTAAGAAAATGGAGGAAGGAAGTTTGGGTAAATTACTTGAAGGTTTGCCAAAATCGAAAGGCGGGTATGTGTGTGAAGGTTGTGGTGGGGTTAGGTTCTTGCCATGTTTTCGGTGTAATGGAAGTTGTAAAATGGTGGTGGATTGGAAGCAAGAGGGCGGCCGAGAAGGGCAGAAAAGGGCAGTTGTAAGGTGTGGTGATTGTAATGAGAATGGACTAGTTCATTGTCCAATTTGCAGCTGA
- the LOC122593965 gene encoding protein NLP6-like — MINGPPATAFLNHLPELVGDMTSLKGSSPLMDAALDCELKCYFMLPLFDPSTSPYCVGVIECSVEDFELFTIFKEMTHALKSVGLKYTPCQTRTREIKEALEIVCESPDLAAAQVWIPYKNPSSLEGIQTNKQMFAVKYTGYCSADLDDDHLLSAVKDYYDTCDTLPLKIKHGVVGRILETYKPHFCIDIYEPCANKEMRNKKLLGLLPATNNKEIGNKKLSELLPATVECSCLGICLRSIDTGDLDYAFEFLWPRKRNYIILLEALFSTLKRCLPSFKFASGSKLGDRLRVVDVENSTGSGMGFFNILEGKRLSPIPKALEEARRQVAEDCMEVRGKTNPILLPQEKDLKQLHARRFMQKRKLSDMYDSHSESIADNNMEVRGKINSIPLLLQEEDLKQQHAGRFMQKRKLGTCTTFIVNNRADEDFLLPFQVEYADEVLEFHLPTSLAMVLALKNQINERWELKPGTYKLKYLDEDGDWILMNCDEHLRHGIRCYKNIDGTPIRLLVPPLAP; from the exons ATGATAAATGGTCCACCTGCCACCGCATTCCTTAACCATTTGCCAGAGTTAGTTGGGGATATGACTAGTCTTAAAGGGTCGTCTCCATTGATGGATGCTGCTTTAGATTGTGAATTGAAATGTTATTTTATGCTCCCTCTTTTTGATCCCTCTACCTCTCCGTATTGTGTTGGTGTTATTGAGTGTTCTGTGGAGGATTTTGAATTGTTTACAATTTTCAAAGAGATGACACATGCACtgaag AGTGTTGGTCTGA AGTATACCCCGTGTCAAACACGCACACGTGAAATTAAAGAAGCATTAGAGATTGTTTGTGAATCGCCTGACTTGGCTGCTGCTCAAGTTTGGATCCCTTATAAGAATCCAAGTTCTTTGGAGGGGATTCAAACCAATAAACAAATGTTTGCGGTCAAATATACTGGCTATTGTAGTGCTGATTTGGATGATGATCATCTTTTGTCTGCCGTTAAGGATTATTATGACACCTGCGATACACTTCCTTTGAAAATCAAGCATGGAGTTGTTGGGAGGATACTTGAAACTTATAAGCCACACTTTTGTATCGATATTTATGAACCTTGTGCTAATAAAGAAATGCGGAATAAGAAGCTATTGGGGTTACTCCCTGCCActaataataaagaaattggGAATAAGAAACTATCAGAGTTACTCCCTGCCACTGTTGAATGCAGTTGTCTTGGGATATGCTTAAGGAGCATTGACACAGGAGATCTTGATTATGCCTTTGAATTCTTATGGCCCCGAAAACGAAACTATATAATCTTACTTGAGGCACTGTTTTCAACACTAAAGAGGTGTTTGCCAAGTTTTAAGTTTGCTTCTGGCTCAAAACTTGGTGACAGGTTACGTGTTGTAGATGTTGAGAATTCTACAGGAAGTGGAATGGGGTTCTTTAATATTCTGGAAGGTAAGAGATTGTCACCAATACCTAAAGCATTGGAAGAAGCAAGGAGACAGGTGGCAGAGGATTGCATGGAGGTGAGAGGCAAGACAAATCCAATCCTATTGCCGCAAGAGAAGGACTTGAAACAACTACATGCTAGAAGATTTATGCAGAAAAGGAAGTTAAGTGACATGTACGATAGTCATAGTGAATCGATTGCAGATAACAATATGGAGGTGAGAGGCAAGATAAATTCAATCCCATTATTGTTGCAAGAGGAGGACTTGAAACAACAACATGCTGGAAGATTTATGCAGAAGAGGAAGTTAGGGACATGTACGACATTCATAGTGAATAACAGAGCAGATGAAGATTTCTTACTACCCTTTCAAGTAGAGTATGCGGATGAGGTGTTGGAGTTCCACCTCCCAACTTCATTAGCAATGGTTCTCGCTCTTAAGAATCAGATTAACGAGAGGTGGGAATTGAAACCTGGGACTTACAAGCTCAAGTATTTGGATGAAGATGGAGATTGGATCTTAATGAATTGTGATGAACACCTAAGACATGGCATTAGATGCTACAAAAATATAGACGGTACTCCTATTCGGCTGCTTGTGCCACCATTGGCACCATAG